AAGGCTCTCCACTTTGTGTAGTGTGTTGAACGGCTGTGGATAGTGTAAGGCTTGATCATAGATNctgaaactaaaatgcaaaaatatcaatagtaaaagaaaataaatcctaagaataaaaacttactagcttgggttgcctcccaaCAAGCGCacttgtttaacgtcgttggctcgacTTTGGTTGCTTTCTCAAGCATGGTTAGGAGAGTGAGTTGTCCTTAGACAAGCTCTCTTGGATCTTCCTCCATCAAAGGCATCAGGTGGCTCTCTTGCATAGTCTTCTTCTCTACACCTTCGAGTAGGTGGGTTGAATGGTTTAGCTTCATAGAAAATATCTCCATTGACGTTGGTGAGAGTCATTCTTCGGTTAGGCCAGTCCATGACGGCTCCGGCTGTGGCTAGGAATGCTCCTCCAAGGATAAGTGGTGTAAACCTCCCTTTCTCAGCATTGATGACTTGAAAATCGGTTGGAACATTGCAGATTCCAACTCTCACATGAATGTCTCGCACCATTCCGTCGGGTATTGTGAATGAGGAGTTGGCGAGTCCTATGCGTATGTCTGAGGGTTGTAGGTGTCTCAAGCCAATCTTCCTTGCAGCATCGGTTGACATGATGTTGATACATGAACCAGAATCACATAATGCATCTTCGAATGTAACTCCATTGATAGAACAAGTGATGAGGAATCGGCCAAGGCTCTCCACTTTGTGTAGTGTGTTGAACGGCTGTGGATAGTGTAAGGCTTGATCATAgatctctttcatctctttccTTGACTCACAACTCTCAAGAAAGAATCGGTCAATATGATAAATAGAACAAGCTTTTACGaaagtggtaccttagggaagTCTCCCAACTGCTCGGTTGAAATCACCTAGATCTCTTAGGCTTATCGTGCGTGGGTACCAGCGGTTGTTCAAGAGGGTGAGACAACGTGGTTGATCTTGTAACTGTGTTCCCTCGAAtggctcatcttcttcttcatagatcTCCCCTTCTTCAAGTTCTTGCAAAGGTTGGACTCCTTTGAAGGTTGTGATAGTGTTACAAGCGACATGGGGTGTTGATCCTTCTTCTCCTATATGTGAGATGTCGTGTGGTGGTGAGGCTTCAAGAGTTGTTACAGCAAAACAATCCTTGGTAAGGACCgaaacttcttctccttgagaAATCTCTTGCGAATCGGGTGTAAGGTTCTTGGTCTCCATCAGAACTTGTGGcttatttctcaaaaaatactTTTGATGTTCTTCGGTGGCTTGAGCAGATTCCTTCACGTCGAGATGTTGTGGAGGATGAATAAGGCTACCTTGTGGTTTGTTCTCCACGAAATCTTCTTGTcttgaagtaaaagaaaatgaatgttttcctttttcgagtaggatttccttttcttcttcttcttcctccttgtcggattgatcttcttccttcttgtgTCCAGCAACACACGAGATTGAGCTTTCTAGATTCTCCTCAAGAGACTTGATCCTCTTTTCCATAGCAGCTTGCTTAGCTCCAATGTTAGACTCAAGTAGTGGAACAAGAAAACTAGTGAACTCTTCGGTTAGAGTGTCTCCCAAGGTATCAACTTGTTTACCAATCTTTTCCACTTTGGTTTCggttctcttatctctctcttcatACTTCTCCATATGGTTTCAAAGGTCGA
The Camelina sativa cultivar DH55 chromosome 15, Cs, whole genome shotgun sequence DNA segment above includes these coding regions:
- the LOC104748696 gene encoding uncharacterized protein LOC104748696, translated to MEKYEERDKRTETKVEKIGKQVDTLGDTLTEEFTSFLVPLLESNIGAKQAAMEKRIKSLEENLESSISQEDFVENKPQGSLIHPPQHLDVKESAQATEEHQKYFLRNKPQVLMETKNLTPDSQEISQGEEVSVLTKDCFAVTTLEASPPHDISHIGEEGSTPHVACNTITTFKGVQPLQELEEGEIYEEEDEPFEGTQLQDQPRCLTLLNNRWKEMKEIYDQALHYPQPFNTLHKVESLGRFLITCSINGVTFEDALCDSGSCINIMSTDAARKIGLRHLQPSDIRIGLANSSFTIPDGMVRDIHVRVGICNVPTDFQVINAEKGRFTPLILGGAFLATAGAVMDWPNRRMTLTNVNGDIFYEAKPFNPPTRRCREEDYAREPPDAFDGGRSKRACLRTTHSPNHA